CGTTCGGTTCTCTCCGACAGGACCATTCCGCAACCATTCGTTGATCAGATGTCTTCCGTCCGATCGATATCCTCCTTTCCCCGTTTCGTAATCCTCATGCGCATCACGATCCATAAACTCCCGTCGTCCACCACCCATAATTACCTTTAGCTGAGCACCAGTCTCACCGTACACCAACTGTTCCGCAATATCATCAACACGGTTCGCATCACAACCATCAGCTTTCACATAAAAGTCGTTTTCCCAATCTCTGAACGCTGTGTGCGCATAAACTCCCGCTGGAGAAGCGTGTGTGACACGAGTCGTCGTTACCAGTCCAGCATCTTTTCCTGCATTAATTGCCCACTGACCGATAGAGGTGGTGTGCAATGTTCGATTTAGGCCAGCTTCACAGTCTCTAAGCTTCACATTAGCATTAACACCGATTGTAGCTATATTGCCTTTGATACCAGTCAGGAAAGCTGTGGCTGTGCAAGCTGAATCGGGTACCTGATAGTCGACACAGTACGTCTTCGCCATGCCGATGTACGGGAACTCTTCAAAGGACAACGGAGTCTCCTCGCCTCCTGCATGAATTCTTGCAAGTGCAACGGTGGCGATGGACATTCCATCGCCCAAGAACATGATGACATTCTTGGCAATGTTTGTGTTCTCCGTTCGTTTCACATGCTTTTCCACTGTGGCCTTTGCCTGGTTTCTCCAGTACTCGATCGTTTGCTCCTGCTCTGCATTTCGGGACGCTTTGACAGGAACGTTTTCATCGGGAAGCCTCGGATGATAGCGTTTATCACTGTCATACTCTTCAAGATGAATAGTTTATGCTTTAGTATGATAGTCAGACAAAATTCCTAAAAGTTTTCTTTACCATCATTCAATGAGCCATTCGCTACGACACTCCACAGAAgaataacacacaaacagcacacTATAGTACGCATTTTGACGTTGAGAACACTGCCCGTTACTATTGACAGCTAGCATTCGACTGGTGGTACGTACGTTTTTTATCGTTCAAGTTATATTGGCATTtgaacaaaattttgtttattagaTAATTACTGATCACGATGCAATCCATCTCGCCGCACATGGCGGGACGACCATCCTCAGGGATGATATGCCGCTTTTACAAGCAACGGAGGATTTATTGTCTTACCGATTgcaacaaacagacacaccgAGATGTTTGAAACGTGATCCCGTTATCACCAAATAGGGAGCGTCTCGTGTTGATCTATACAACATTCTACAAAAACGCTGCCAATCGGAATACAGGCAGGGTTATTTGCTGAGTTATTGTATGCAGGGTATCGATGTTGCTCTTGGTTATCTTCAAAACTTGGTACCTAACGTTGTCATGCCGATGGCTGACCTACTCATGGTCGTTCCCTTGCATTGCATGATCCAAGTTTATCAATTGTTGTCTTTATCGCTGTACATCCTGCCTCATTTCAGAATAAGGTGTTCTCCACATGATGTTTCGGATTTAACGTAATGTTTCCCACATGAAACACTTGAAGAATGGCTCTAATCTGCAATCATTAGTACAAGTACAACGATATCTTCAACATGAGAGATTTTGAATTTGTGATGTGACATTGTAGCAAGTCACTCAGAGCGGTATGATAATAAGGTACGTGTTATCTCTTGATTAGTATCTAGAAATCAACTGATCAAACACAATTAGTCTtctgcatatttttttattgttgataAGTTTACTTACTATGATCATCACttattttacaataatttgCTTAGGGCATGCAGTTTTGTATCATAAAAATCGACAAAAATATTGCTTGAACTGTGTTACTTGTTAATAATTGAACataaagataaaataattcgtttataaaccaatgaagatttcatcaattttattgCTAATTACTCATATGTAAGtggtgggaaagaaaaaatttggacttataatcgcgacgagaacgaaACAACGTGATTGTTAGATGAGTTAATCAATATCTTACTTATCGTTGACTGTTCAGGCTGTCTAAAGGATTCTAGTTGAAAATCTTCCTTAttggaacgttggagacattGAGGCCTTACTTTTGACAGGTGGACTCTAGATGCTCTAGACGGCCAGACGACTTTGGATATttagaaggaatatcccttacagacatgttggaggtttgaggccttaccttgagtagggggacactcaaacctctagaaagaataaaacgcaaggtttagcttgttgcaccTTCTCTCTAGACCATTCCTCAGTGACTCTGAAGAtaactttatttatacccaattcaTGCAATAGTATTTGCTAGCTTTTTGTAAACgaaaaatgttcctttttggtggttttcctttttgttaaaaatgtaCCACAATTattgaactgatcgatcgCCGGTCGATCGATTGCTGAGTCTGATTAAAATGTGCCAGACATCATTCGTCATTTGTTCTATCGATGGGGAGACGGTCCAAATGGGATTTTAACACCTGCCTTTAGAAGACCGACACCGTTGTCGACAAAACTACCGGGACGCCCTATTCTTAATGTAGATTGCCTGAAATTAAGGAATTATCTGTCTGAAACTATGGTATGGAGAATTGATTGTTCGTATTAGGTTAAGAAATGTGTATTTGATATTAATTTGATATTTGATGCAATTTTGATTGAGCTTCTTCACAATGTAAATACTCCCACAATACTAAGCCCtaaacaaaatatataaaaaccACGAAAAGTTATCCTTCTCTTACCGCACATCGAGAAATGAAGAGAATTTTCATCCCCCATCAAGTACAAAAACCACGCCAAAGATCAAAACCTGTTTAAACCACATCGATACCCAGAATGAAATATATAGCTCTCTAATTTTAGACTTTTAGACTGAACAATTGGTACTGAAATGAAATTACCGAACGCAAAGGGATCCAAGTTGAAACATCTTTACAGCACACTTTACAAACAGCTTGAGCCTCAAATTGATCCTCCCAGGCTCAGTCCCGGAGTGTTAAACTTTGCCGATTCCGGTAAAAAGAGCTGCGCCATGTTTTGGGCGGTGTAAATAACATTATCCTAAAAGAGAAAACTTTAAACCAATCTCCATAAGCTGGAATGTTTGATTTAACAATCGTTGAAACAATCGTAGAAGATGCAAGGAAAGAacaatgctaaaaaaaaaggacagttcaaatatttgtttgtaaactGTTGGAGAAGAAGGGATTTGAAGAAGCGTTTGAAaggtttcaattttcatccatttcatcGAAGAAGTGAACTTAATTAACTCGAAGAGTTTTAGATTAAGTACTTTTGGCTGGGTTCTTCATAAATGTTTTGAAGGGCTTTCaatttcttaaattattaaaaccaaCTTACAAGATCACTTGATCTCATTTGCTCATCATTTTGGCAGAAATTGCCTCGTCTTTGGCCATTTTCTAATACTATCAAATATCTTACTATAATTGGCATTTAAAACATTCTCTTCACTTACCTTATCCCATTCGTCAACACTGCTAATCAATATGGAGTAGCGTTTGTATTGTGTCTAGCCCTGTTGTGCAAACTTTGCACGCTAAAATGTGCCGCTTTCTGGCACCAAAACACTTCAACTCTAACCTTCCGTTGCCGCACAGTGGTAAACATCGTCTAAGAGCATAATTGCGAATGTTGCTCCCTTTAATCTCATCATTACACATTTTCGTGTTGtgcagaagttttttttccggcaaaataaacattcgcAGGATCGTTGGTA
This genomic window from Anopheles maculipalpis chromosome 2RL, idAnoMacuDA_375_x, whole genome shotgun sequence contains:
- the LOC126556070 gene encoding membrane-bound alkaline phosphatase-like, translated to MRTIVCCLCVILLWSVVANGSLNDEYDSDKRYHPRLPDENVPVKASRNAEQEQTIEYWRNQAKATVEKHVKRTENTNIAKNVIMFLGDGMSIATVALARIHAGGEETPLSFEEFPYIGMAKTYCVDYQVPDSACTATAFLTGIKGNIATIGVNANVKLRDCEAGLNRTLHTTSIGQWAINAGKDAGLVTTTRVTHASPAGVYAHTAFRDWENDFYVKADGCDANRVDDIAEQLVYGETGAQLKVIMGGGRREFMDRDAHEDYETGKGGYRSDGRHLINEWLRNGPVGENRTFVWKRSDLLAVDPHRTDKILGLFEPSHCAYNLEKIDNNMDEEPTLSEMVDKATDILSTNSNGFFLFVEGGRIDHGHHDNQARYAIDETVEFAKAIELARKKFSEEDTLIVVTSDHSHTASFAGYANRGNDVFGTAGNGDDGLPYMTISYANGPGHAKHVNAETGARLDVRQMDRSKSNFMFPATVPLYLETHAGEDVGVYASGPWSHLFTGTFEQNLIPHMMAYASCLGNGLKACD